In Helianthus annuus cultivar XRQ/B chromosome 9, HanXRQr2.0-SUNRISE, whole genome shotgun sequence, the following are encoded in one genomic region:
- the LOC110878078 gene encoding uncharacterized protein LOC110878078 isoform X2, producing MNGIEVLEAQEALSESGRVDVEVVLGGTTFLTLPICLIRRVVPLDGRFEHVVLFCTSTPDHAIIWIDREVKRALDINNSCKQGCFKTHNTVNNCRI from the exons ATGAATGGCATTGAG GTACTTGAAGCTCAAGAGGCATTATCTGAAAGCGGAAGAGTGGATGTAGAAGTTGTTCTTGGCGGAACGACCTTTTTAACTCTGCCGATATGCTTGATAAGGAGAGTGGTCCCTCTAGATGGGAGATTTGAGCACGTAGTTCTCTTTTGCACTTCTACTCCCGACCACGCCATCATTTGGATAGACAGGGAAGTCAAAAGGGCTTTAGAT ATCAACAATTCTTGCAAACAAGGATGCTTCAAGACCCACAACACCGTCAACAACTGCAGGATATGA
- the LOC110878078 gene encoding uncharacterized protein LOC110878078 isoform X1, with protein MNGIEVLEAQEALSESGRVDVEVVLGGTTFLTLPICLIRRVVPLDGRFEHVVLFCTSTPDHAIIWIDREVKRALDLYSRRDENPTSFKRCFKTHNTVNNCRI; from the exons ATGAATGGCATTGAG GTACTTGAAGCTCAAGAGGCATTATCTGAAAGCGGAAGAGTGGATGTAGAAGTTGTTCTTGGCGGAACGACCTTTTTAACTCTGCCGATATGCTTGATAAGGAGAGTGGTCCCTCTAGATGGGAGATTTGAGCACGTAGTTCTCTTTTGCACTTCTACTCCCGACCACGCCATCATTTGGATAGACAGGGAAGTCAAAAGGGCTTTAGAT CTATATTCCAGAAGAGATGAGAACCCCACCTCTTTTAAAA GATGCTTCAAGACCCACAACACCGTCAACAACTGCAGGATATGA